A genomic segment from Peribacillus sp. ACCC06369 encodes:
- a CDS encoding ABC transporter permease subunit has product MNNFTVLAKKEFVQMVREFKVIWLPLAFIFLGITQPVVSYYLPSILEALGGGQGITIDPSMAAQTGGEVLASTLGSQFDQLGVMIIIVSMMGVVQSDKANGMLAFILTRPVTVVSYISGKIISNYLFVACSVALGYLVSYLYAVFLFTSVDFVNLIVALLFYLLWILFIVSFTTMISTIFNSQGIIALISIVFLLGCRMIVGLSPVIDNVNPASMSKYAMEVLILGTVNTQAIWGALAALELTALTILVTNIWISKKKFHNE; this is encoded by the coding sequence ATGAATAATTTTACCGTTTTAGCGAAAAAGGAATTTGTTCAGATGGTACGTGAATTTAAAGTAATTTGGCTTCCACTTGCATTTATTTTTTTAGGGATAACTCAACCGGTTGTAAGCTATTATTTACCTTCAATATTAGAAGCTCTGGGTGGGGGCCAAGGTATCACCATTGATCCAAGCATGGCTGCCCAAACAGGCGGCGAAGTTCTTGCTAGTACATTAGGGTCTCAATTTGATCAGCTCGGAGTCATGATCATCATCGTTTCCATGATGGGGGTCGTACAATCTGATAAAGCAAATGGGATGCTGGCTTTCATTCTTACAAGGCCCGTGACGGTTGTATCTTATATAAGTGGGAAAATCATTTCCAATTATCTGTTTGTTGCCTGCAGTGTAGCATTAGGATACTTGGTTTCATATCTGTATGCAGTTTTTTTGTTTACGAGTGTTGATTTTGTGAATTTAATAGTGGCTTTGTTGTTCTATCTGCTGTGGATTTTATTTATCGTTTCATTCACGACGATGATCAGTACCATTTTTAATAGTCAGGGCATCATTGCATTAATTTCGATAGTATTTCTTCTCGGCTGCAGAATGATAGTTGGTTTAAGCCCGGTTATAGATAATGTGAATCCAGCAAGCATGAGTAAATATGCGATGGAAGTATTGATTTTAGGTACCGTCAATACACAGGCGATTTGGGGTGCATTAGCGGCACTTGAATTGACGGCACTAACGATATTGGTAACGAACATATGGATTTCAAAAAAGAAATTCCATAACGAATAA
- a CDS encoding ABC transporter ATP-binding protein, producing MKLEIKNVTKKFKEKTAVNNFSMELQSGECVGLIGPNGAGKSTLIKVISDIIDPSMGEVLLDGKKISKMKKEIGYLPQYPNFFQWMTAKETLTFMGQLSGIKKEELLRGIPEIMSKVGLSGEENSKVRTFSGGMKQRLGIAQALLHKPALIVMDEPVSALDPIGRREVLNIIKEIKKDTTILLSTHILSDAEEICERFVIIKSGEKIEDTTMSELLNRNSGNKINVDITSKSQKWIENVKSLNFVKSVEVMGNKLKIEVENIESNKNMLLANALEHNVDLVRFEIDNDTLEEIFLKLVVEE from the coding sequence ATGAAATTAGAGATTAAAAATGTTACAAAAAAATTCAAAGAAAAAACAGCGGTCAATAATTTTTCAATGGAACTGCAATCAGGGGAATGTGTTGGATTGATAGGGCCAAATGGGGCTGGTAAATCGACACTAATAAAAGTGATTTCAGATATTATAGATCCAAGTATGGGAGAAGTATTGCTTGATGGTAAGAAAATTTCAAAAATGAAAAAGGAAATAGGCTATTTACCACAATACCCAAACTTCTTTCAATGGATGACTGCCAAAGAAACCCTCACTTTCATGGGGCAGCTCTCAGGTATCAAGAAGGAAGAATTATTAAGGGGCATTCCAGAGATAATGTCGAAAGTGGGGTTGAGCGGGGAAGAGAATTCAAAGGTGAGAACTTTTTCAGGAGGTATGAAACAGAGGCTTGGAATTGCACAAGCGTTGTTACATAAACCAGCATTGATTGTCATGGATGAACCTGTTTCGGCATTAGATCCAATCGGCCGGAGAGAAGTGTTAAATATAATAAAAGAAATAAAGAAAGATACGACAATTTTATTATCGACACATATATTAAGCGATGCAGAAGAAATATGTGAGAGATTTGTCATTATAAAGAGTGGGGAAAAAATTGAAGATACAACAATGTCAGAATTACTAAACAGGAATAGCGGAAACAAAATTAATGTCGACATAACCTCTAAAAGTCAAAAATGGATTGAAAACGTTAAAAGCTTGAACTTTGTAAAAAGTGTAGAGGTAATGGGAAATAAATTGAAGATAGAAGTGGAAAATATTGAGTCAAACAAGAATATGTTACTGGCGAATGCGCTGGAGCATAATGTTGATCTTGTAAGGTTCGAAATAGATAACGATACATTGGAAGAGATATTTTTAAAATTGGTGGTAGAAGAATGA
- a CDS encoding ABC transporter ATP-binding protein, translating into MEPLLKVDNIKKTYGKSSAAYTALENISFDIHAGEFVGIMGPSGAGKSTLLNMLATIDSPTEGEIYMNDTSIHDMKGADLTDFRRDNLGFIFQDYNLLDSLTVKENILLPLAIAKIPAKEITILVNRIAKVFGIEDLLAKYPYQISGGQKQRTAAARALVTEPALILADEPTGALDSKSATGLLESLSELNENNNSTIMMVTHDAYAASFCRRIIFIKDGTLSTEIYRRGKTRKAFFQEILDVLATIGGEVDDVI; encoded by the coding sequence ATGGAACCATTATTAAAAGTGGATAATATAAAAAAAACTTATGGGAAATCAAGTGCTGCCTACACAGCGTTGGAAAATATATCTTTTGATATTCATGCAGGAGAGTTTGTAGGGATCATGGGACCTTCTGGGGCAGGGAAATCGACGTTGCTTAATATGTTAGCAACTATTGACTCGCCAACTGAAGGGGAAATTTATATGAATGATACGAGCATTCACGATATGAAGGGAGCTGACTTAACAGATTTCAGACGTGATAATCTCGGTTTCATCTTCCAGGACTACAATTTGCTCGACTCTTTGACTGTGAAGGAAAATATATTATTACCACTGGCGATTGCGAAAATTCCAGCGAAAGAAATTACTATCTTAGTGAATCGCATTGCAAAAGTATTTGGGATTGAGGATTTATTAGCTAAATATCCATACCAAATTTCCGGTGGCCAGAAGCAAAGAACAGCTGCAGCCAGAGCACTGGTGACAGAGCCGGCACTGATCCTGGCAGATGAGCCAACAGGTGCACTTGACTCAAAATCTGCGACAGGTCTGCTCGAAAGTTTAAGTGAACTGAATGAAAATAATAATTCCACCATTATGATGGTGACGCATGATGCTTATGCCGCAAGCTTCTGCAGGCGCATTATTTTCATCAAGGATGGTACGCTTTCAACAGAAATTTACCGTCGTGGCAAAACACGTAAAGCTTTCTTCCAAGAGATTTTGGATGTTCTTGCAACAATTGGAGGTGAGGTAGATGACGTTATTTAG
- a CDS encoding helix-turn-helix domain-containing protein: MINKAEILMHPVRIKITQALMRNRENGLTPLEMLKVIKDVPQATLYRHIQVLLDSGVIRIVKEKKVRSVSEKYYVLNEEEARLSGEEWKKSSNEKKVNYFSYYQLSLMTQYQNYLNKLEERDCAEDGSTFSLLELKLDDESFINFQNELNDLMLKYYKATNQSAKQDSPIRTIGVTIIPES; the protein is encoded by the coding sequence ATGATTAATAAAGCTGAAATTTTAATGCATCCTGTAAGAATAAAGATTACCCAAGCTTTAATGAGAAACAGGGAAAATGGCTTAACACCATTGGAAATGTTAAAAGTCATTAAAGATGTACCCCAAGCAACATTATATAGACATATACAGGTTCTGTTGGATTCAGGGGTCATTCGCATTGTAAAAGAGAAAAAGGTGAGATCCGTTTCCGAAAAATACTATGTTTTAAATGAAGAAGAAGCGCGACTTAGCGGGGAAGAATGGAAAAAATCTTCTAATGAGAAAAAGGTGAATTATTTTTCTTATTATCAATTATCCCTTATGACTCAATATCAAAACTATCTTAATAAATTAGAAGAAAGAGACTGCGCAGAGGATGGTTCAACCTTTTCCCTTTTAGAACTAAAGCTTGATGATGAAAGCTTTATTAACTTCCAAAATGAATTGAACGATTTAATGTTAAAATACTACAAAGCTACGAATCAAAGTGCTAAACAAGACTCTCCTATTCGAACAATCGGCGTTACGATTATTCCAGAATCATAA
- a CDS encoding response regulator transcription factor has protein sequence MSNGQCILIIDDEEDLARLMETVLHKEGIPNIITAGTIADGWAKFQEFNPALVLLDIMLPDGEGYDLCKQIREVSNVPILFLSAKDEEIDKLLGLAIGGDDYITKPFSPKEVAYRVKAQLRRAGFSEDKAAPKKLQVGPFELSANENEVKKDGNTIELTAKEIGLMSCFMHHPNQILSKETLFEHVWGDDFFGSDNTVMVHIRRLREKIEVDPSKPLFLITVKGLGYKLQTKG, from the coding sequence ATGTCAAATGGTCAGTGTATTTTAATTATTGACGATGAAGAAGATTTAGCACGTCTCATGGAGACAGTTTTACATAAGGAAGGTATTCCAAATATTATTACGGCAGGGACGATTGCGGATGGATGGGCAAAGTTTCAGGAATTCAATCCTGCACTAGTCTTGCTAGATATTATGCTTCCAGATGGTGAAGGATATGATTTATGCAAGCAAATTCGTGAAGTGTCCAATGTTCCGATTTTATTTTTGTCCGCAAAGGATGAGGAAATTGATAAGCTTTTAGGATTGGCAATAGGCGGGGATGATTATATTACCAAACCTTTCAGTCCGAAAGAAGTTGCCTATCGAGTAAAGGCACAGCTGAGACGTGCTGGCTTTTCAGAGGACAAAGCGGCTCCGAAAAAATTACAAGTTGGTCCTTTTGAGCTTAGTGCCAATGAAAATGAAGTGAAAAAGGATGGCAACACAATCGAGCTCACAGCTAAAGAAATCGGGCTGATGAGCTGTTTTATGCATCACCCGAATCAGATCTTGAGCAAGGAGACTTTGTTTGAACATGTGTGGGGTGATGATTTCTTTGGCTCTGATAATACAGTGATGGTACATATTCGCCGTTTACGCGAAAAAATCGAGGTGGATCCTTCAAAGCCTTTGTTTTTAATAACCGTTAAAGGGCTTGGTTATAAATTACAAACCAAGGGGTGA
- a CDS encoding FtsX-like permease family protein gives MTLFSLARKNIARNLSQYFLYIASMVFSIIIYFTFVTLKYSDTVAEQTASSQKLGSLMSGAAVILIFFVAIFIAYSNSFFMKKRKKEVALYALLGVRNRQIGFMLFFENLLLGLVSLVVGIFLGFLCSKGFMTILIYLMGYDVIAPFTFSGSAALNTSIVFLIIFLVTSFQGYRLIYQFKLIDLFHASKKGEAAPKPSMIVAILGIFLIVMGYWLAMQDLFTSKVWEKVGFLMTALIILTTVIVGTFLLFHSVTGFVLAVIKKNEKWLWKGLHLMTISQLLYRIRGNARTLTVIAVLSATTVTAGGAVYGLYYNANDQVMTVDPNTFMYQLSDAKSDQQVSAVLSDTKYDENIEALSVTFNTKELNMPSAFDSSDKRIYTVIDEKTYNKLAEVQGKEALLVNNDNAVILDIGYDKRFSPIYKDKTITTENNTAITFQSIKTQTVLNAGTAGIAVVVSNDQFKSLQKEGESLKYRVIGVEQASKDLSEKIAKQLPEEALFSSAPQDFQTSIEGVGSLLFIGSFLGLVFLAATGSIIYFKVLTEAEEDKSQYNMLHKMGVNAKEMRKSIASQVFVIFFVPLTVGLLHSAVALKAFSGLLMMDLAKPVLIWMIAYTVIYGLYYFLTVASYNRIITQNNKTEG, from the coding sequence ATGACGTTATTTAGTCTAGCGAGAAAAAATATTGCACGAAACCTCTCCCAATATTTTTTATATATCGCATCGATGGTTTTTAGCATTATCATCTACTTCACATTTGTAACATTAAAATATAGCGACACAGTTGCAGAACAAACGGCTTCATCACAAAAATTAGGTTCATTAATGAGTGGTGCGGCAGTCATCCTGATTTTCTTCGTTGCCATTTTCATTGCCTATTCAAATTCATTCTTTATGAAAAAACGTAAAAAAGAAGTGGCATTATATGCATTGCTTGGCGTACGTAATCGTCAAATTGGTTTTATGCTCTTCTTTGAAAACCTATTGCTTGGTTTGGTTTCATTAGTTGTCGGGATTTTCCTTGGATTCCTTTGTTCAAAAGGATTCATGACGATTTTGATTTATTTAATGGGCTATGATGTCATAGCACCATTTACTTTTTCGGGATCTGCAGCATTGAACACCTCAATTGTATTTCTTATTATTTTCTTGGTGACATCATTCCAGGGTTATCGTTTAATTTATCAATTTAAACTAATTGATCTCTTCCATGCATCGAAAAAAGGGGAAGCAGCCCCGAAGCCATCAATGATTGTAGCCATTCTGGGAATTTTCCTGATTGTCATGGGTTATTGGTTGGCGATGCAAGATCTTTTTACTTCTAAAGTGTGGGAAAAGGTCGGGTTTTTAATGACAGCACTCATTATATTGACAACAGTTATTGTCGGTACGTTTCTCTTGTTTCATAGCGTGACAGGCTTTGTGCTAGCCGTGATTAAGAAAAATGAAAAATGGCTATGGAAAGGCCTTCATTTAATGACGATCTCGCAACTGCTGTATCGCATTCGGGGTAATGCACGTACATTGACCGTAATTGCGGTGTTAAGTGCTACAACGGTAACGGCCGGCGGTGCGGTTTATGGTCTTTATTACAATGCAAATGACCAAGTTATGACCGTTGATCCGAATACCTTCATGTATCAGCTATCGGATGCAAAAAGCGATCAACAAGTGAGCGCTGTATTGTCAGATACAAAGTATGATGAAAATATTGAAGCGCTATCTGTCACATTTAATACGAAAGAATTAAACATGCCATCAGCATTCGATAGCTCTGATAAAAGGATTTACACGGTTATCGACGAAAAAACATATAACAAATTAGCGGAAGTTCAAGGCAAGGAAGCACTGCTTGTGAATAATGACAATGCAGTCATTTTGGATATTGGATATGACAAAAGGTTCTCACCTATATATAAGGACAAGACCATCACGACAGAAAACAACACGGCAATCACATTCCAAAGTATTAAGACACAAACAGTTTTAAATGCCGGAACAGCAGGCATTGCAGTGGTAGTATCGAATGATCAATTTAAATCATTGCAAAAAGAAGGGGAATCCCTAAAATATCGTGTTATCGGTGTTGAACAAGCTTCGAAGGATTTATCAGAAAAAATTGCAAAACAATTACCTGAAGAAGCGCTATTTTCCAGTGCCCCTCAAGATTTCCAAACAAGTATCGAGGGTGTGGGCTCATTGCTCTTTATCGGAAGTTTTCTTGGTCTGGTTTTTTTAGCTGCAACAGGCAGTATCATTTACTTTAAAGTTCTAACTGAAGCAGAGGAAGATAAATCGCAATACAATATGCTTCATAAAATGGGCGTTAACGCAAAAGAAATGCGGAAATCCATTGCATCACAAGTATTCGTAATCTTTTTCGTACCACTGACAGTGGGGTTATTACACAGTGCAGTTGCTTTAAAAGCCTTCTCGGGCTTATTGATGATGGACCTGGCAAAACCTGTGTTGATCTGGATGATTGCTTATACGGTTATCTACGGTCTGTATTATTTCTTAACAGTAGCTTCCTATAATCGTATTATCACACAAAATAATAAAACAGAAGGATGA
- a CDS encoding MFS transporter, whose protein sequence is METKKVLPVLFLVMFLVMVGFGIIIPVIPFLAEKVGGSPTELGLLMAVYSLMQLFFAPMWGRISDRIGRKPVMIIGIAGLALSFFIMASADSLWVLFVARIVGGILSSANMPTAMAYVADITTPEDRGKGMGIIGAATGLGFIFGPAIGGIFSKSSLNLPFYIAGISSLITLILVIAILKESHTVEKRAQQSKNKESMWTAFKGPLTTMFILQLIVTLSMAGLETTFAYFAAKKADITLVQLGYIFMIMGFGSAIVQGGLVGRMTKKYGEGAVIRVGIIVSAVGFILILFSTGFWTSAVFLTIFGVGNGFIRPAISALLTKSSMSGHGSVTGLLSSFDSFGRIAGPPIGGWLFSISIDLPFISGAILSVFALILFQLYHARTRTKQVQASH, encoded by the coding sequence ATGGAAACAAAAAAGGTGTTACCCGTTCTTTTTTTAGTGATGTTTTTAGTCATGGTCGGATTTGGGATCATCATTCCCGTCATTCCGTTCCTCGCTGAAAAGGTTGGCGGCAGTCCTACTGAGCTTGGTCTTTTAATGGCTGTTTATTCGTTAATGCAATTATTTTTTGCCCCGATGTGGGGACGTATATCTGATCGGATAGGACGTAAGCCTGTCATGATAATCGGGATTGCTGGATTGGCCCTTTCATTTTTCATCATGGCCTCGGCAGATTCTTTATGGGTATTATTTGTAGCCAGGATCGTTGGCGGGATTTTGTCATCGGCAAACATGCCAACCGCAATGGCGTATGTGGCTGATATCACGACGCCGGAAGATCGGGGAAAAGGGATGGGAATCATCGGTGCTGCTACAGGGCTAGGGTTCATCTTTGGTCCGGCGATTGGTGGGATATTCTCCAAATCAAGTTTGAATTTACCTTTTTACATTGCTGGAATTTCCTCTTTGATCACACTAATCTTAGTGATTGCGATACTGAAGGAATCACATACGGTTGAAAAGAGGGCCCAACAGTCTAAAAATAAAGAGTCCATGTGGACAGCCTTTAAAGGGCCACTTACCACCATGTTCATCCTACAATTGATCGTCACGCTTTCAATGGCGGGACTCGAAACGACTTTTGCCTATTTTGCAGCAAAAAAAGCTGATATCACTCTTGTTCAATTAGGCTATATCTTTATGATCATGGGATTTGGCAGTGCGATTGTTCAAGGTGGATTAGTGGGTAGGATGACTAAGAAATACGGGGAAGGCGCGGTTATCCGAGTAGGAATAATCGTATCGGCAGTTGGTTTCATTCTCATCCTGTTTTCTACCGGTTTCTGGACATCTGCGGTCTTCCTAACGATTTTCGGAGTGGGTAATGGGTTCATCCGACCTGCAATTTCGGCCTTGCTGACCAAAAGTTCCATGTCGGGGCATGGAAGTGTCACTGGACTGCTTTCTTCCTTCGACTCGTTCGGCAGGATTGCAGGCCCTCCGATAGGCGGTTGGTTATTTTCGATTTCAATAGATTTGCCATTTATATCTGGAGCGATCCTTTCCGTTTTTGCTTTGATTCTTTTTCAGCTTTACCATGCACGGACAAGGACTAAACAGGTCCAAGCCTCTCATTAA
- a CDS encoding DUF3817 domain-containing protein — protein MFSTAIGWFRFITIIEGISYVLLLAIGMPIKYILDIGEATLILGSIHGFLFVVFGLLLLYVSIISKWSFLKMALIFIVSFIPFGNFVIDRRLLKQS, from the coding sequence ATGTTTTCGACAGCTATTGGTTGGTTTCGGTTTATTACAATAATTGAGGGAATTTCATATGTTCTATTGCTTGCCATTGGTATGCCCATTAAGTACATATTGGATATTGGGGAAGCAACACTCATTTTGGGCAGCATCCATGGTTTCTTATTTGTCGTGTTTGGGCTTTTACTGCTCTATGTGAGCATTATATCAAAATGGTCCTTTTTAAAAATGGCGTTGATCTTCATCGTTTCATTCATCCCGTTTGGGAATTTTGTAATCGATCGCAGGCTATTGAAGCAAAGTTAA
- a CDS encoding YxeA family protein: MKKFLMVVGILFILGAAGVFALTKIDFNRMNADNYYLQIIEDGVKHETKLDDGSVMTYYSYKLDAKNADGETIPLEFTAQKNLRKDAYLKMYVKNGDEVSSYDEVKFEEIPKKAQTK, encoded by the coding sequence ATGAAGAAATTTCTTATGGTAGTTGGCATTTTGTTTATACTGGGAGCGGCAGGAGTCTTCGCGCTTACTAAAATAGACTTTAACCGTATGAATGCCGATAATTATTATTTGCAAATTATAGAGGATGGGGTAAAACATGAAACCAAACTTGATGATGGTTCAGTGATGACCTACTATTCTTATAAACTGGACGCAAAGAATGCAGATGGTGAAACAATACCACTAGAATTCACGGCACAAAAAAATCTTCGGAAAGATGCTTACTTGAAGATGTACGTGAAAAATGGTGATGAAGTTTCGTCATATGATGAAGTGAAATTTGAGGAAATTCCAAAAAAGGCACAAACAAAATAA
- a CDS encoding PLD nuclease N-terminal domain-containing protein has translation MELHYGWNELKDIDFMSILPIILPVIAIGMILVLIALIDLYRNRKTRKNVLLWTLIIIFANTIGPILYFVIGRKDSERI, from the coding sequence ATGGAATTGCATTATGGATGGAACGAATTGAAAGATATTGATTTCATGTCTATTCTGCCGATTATTTTACCGGTAATTGCTATTGGAATGATTTTAGTGCTTATAGCATTAATTGATTTATACAGAAATCGAAAGACGAGGAAAAATGTTTTATTGTGGACACTCATCATTATTTTTGCAAATACTATCGGTCCAATTCTGTACTTCGTTATTGGTAGAAAGGACAGTGAAAGAATATGA
- a CDS encoding HAMP domain-containing sensor histidine kinase has translation MKWKLTRRFLGSVVTIVVIVGIVNTILLLSLLFVHFDTEEESAENFSRSFSQYVELIDGKPMVNEEGLEKLRNTNAWIQFLNDKGEQVAAYYTPQKLPTVYSPVEIVQMYKYKEIDAETTVFAGEAHDFSYFVGVKDRGIGRYVLSYNYVHILNYINIILLLFLTVDIIIALVIGLLFGKRLTTPLNTLIEGIQQLRERRFKKMSIPKGVYEDVFHNMNELSVKLDQYEKERDLLDKMREEWISNVSHDMKTPLASIHGYTELMKDNATDLTPQELYEFSSIINRQSTYMKDLLDDLNLTMRLRNQRLPLQFEDVEIVGFIREMTIELLNDSQLGDRQVEFEANVDMAKHKVDKKLLKRAIFNFIYNALVHNEENVIVKIQIDDIRLESELHTKITIADNGRGIPSEDLEQVFERYYRGTNTASTHGTGLGMAIARDIILAHNGKLDLTSVENKGITITILL, from the coding sequence ATGAAGTGGAAATTGACACGGCGCTTTTTAGGATCCGTTGTGACAATAGTTGTAATCGTAGGGATTGTAAATACAATTTTACTCTTAAGCTTACTCTTTGTTCATTTCGACACGGAAGAGGAATCTGCGGAAAACTTTAGCCGATCTTTTTCACAATATGTAGAGCTAATAGATGGCAAACCAATGGTAAATGAAGAAGGACTGGAAAAACTGCGGAACACAAACGCCTGGATACAATTTTTGAATGATAAGGGTGAACAAGTCGCAGCCTATTACACACCTCAAAAATTGCCAACCGTATATTCCCCTGTTGAAATCGTCCAAATGTATAAGTATAAAGAAATTGATGCAGAGACGACTGTTTTTGCCGGCGAAGCTCATGATTTCAGCTATTTTGTAGGGGTTAAAGATCGAGGAATAGGCCGATATGTACTGTCCTATAATTATGTTCACATTTTAAATTACATCAACATCATACTTTTACTGTTTTTAACCGTGGATATCATTATTGCCCTAGTCATTGGACTATTATTTGGTAAAAGATTAACGACACCACTTAACACTTTAATAGAAGGAATTCAGCAGCTTCGTGAAAGACGTTTTAAAAAGATGAGCATACCAAAAGGCGTTTATGAAGATGTATTTCACAATATGAATGAACTGTCTGTAAAGCTAGATCAGTATGAGAAAGAACGTGATCTTCTCGACAAAATGCGTGAGGAATGGATTAGCAATGTTTCACATGACATGAAGACACCACTTGCTTCCATCCATGGGTATACAGAATTGATGAAAGACAACGCCACAGATTTAACACCACAGGAATTGTATGAGTTTTCATCCATTATTAATAGACAGTCCACTTATATGAAAGATTTGTTAGATGACCTAAATTTAACGATGCGTTTGCGGAATCAAAGACTCCCCTTGCAATTTGAAGATGTAGAAATCGTGGGGTTTATTCGGGAAATGACGATCGAGCTTTTAAATGATTCACAACTTGGTGATCGACAGGTTGAATTTGAGGCAAATGTGGACATGGCAAAACATAAAGTGGATAAAAAATTACTGAAGCGGGCAATTTTTAACTTTATCTACAACGCACTCGTGCACAATGAGGAAAATGTCATTGTGAAAATACAAATTGATGATATTCGTCTAGAATCGGAACTTCATACCAAAATTACCATTGCCGATAATGGCCGCGGTATTCCCTCCGAAGATTTAGAACAGGTTTTTGAACGCTATTATCGAGGGACGAATACTGCCAGTACACATGGGACTGGACTAGGTATGGCCATTGCAAGAGACATCATTCTGGCTCATAATGGAAAACTTGATTTGACTAGCGTTGAAAATAAGGGAATCACCATTACCATCCTTTTATAA
- a CDS encoding C45 family peptidase produces MKQIYSDVIQFRGTHYEFGYMQGEELKDSLTVKNREDQWKIRQPRFTVEEEEVKKAITQFAPGVWEELLGLQDALKWPIERVLQEFGGYRLDYVRSGCSIMTGDDYLIRNYDYHPKTYEGRYVLFQPSDRGYSSIGPSQRGTGRMDGMNEKGLVIGYNFMNRKNPGDGFICCMIGRLIVESCANVQEAVAMLKEIPHRHSFTYVVYDKSGSTYIVETSPRNVEVRTSNACTNHFEIMKHENRNHLIDSKRRLEIIQDHEGNLSSAYDAYRLFNDTNQGVFSDLYSSWAGTIHTSAYLPKEMKAWIALGGNQEPTSIDFAKWLEGEDVELERIKGVIDTDIPFVHMDEGANWFRN; encoded by the coding sequence GTGAAGCAAATATATAGTGATGTCATACAATTTCGGGGTACACATTATGAGTTTGGATACATGCAAGGGGAGGAATTAAAAGATTCACTAACGGTAAAAAATCGTGAAGATCAGTGGAAGATCAGGCAGCCTCGGTTTACGGTTGAAGAGGAAGAGGTCAAGAAGGCGATTACACAATTCGCCCCTGGAGTTTGGGAGGAATTACTGGGGTTGCAAGATGCGCTTAAATGGCCAATTGAACGCGTGTTGCAGGAGTTCGGGGGATACCGTTTGGATTATGTTCGGTCGGGGTGCTCCATCATGACAGGCGATGATTATCTGATTCGCAATTATGATTACCATCCAAAGACATATGAAGGGCGCTATGTCTTATTCCAGCCAAGCGATCGAGGGTATTCAAGCATCGGCCCGAGTCAGCGAGGGACTGGCCGGATGGATGGAATGAACGAAAAAGGTTTGGTGATAGGCTATAACTTCATGAATCGCAAGAACCCTGGTGATGGGTTCATTTGTTGCATGATTGGCAGGCTGATTGTTGAATCTTGTGCGAACGTTCAGGAAGCGGTCGCGATGTTGAAGGAAATCCCGCATCGTCATTCTTTCACTTACGTCGTCTATGATAAAAGCGGAAGTACCTATATTGTGGAAACCTCTCCGAGAAATGTAGAGGTGCGCACGTCAAATGCCTGTACCAATCATTTTGAAATCATGAAACATGAAAATCGTAACCATCTTATCGATTCGAAACGCCGATTGGAAATTATACAAGATCATGAAGGGAACCTTTCATCTGCCTACGATGCTTATAGGTTGTTTAATGATACCAATCAAGGCGTCTTCTCGGATTTATATAGCAGCTGGGCGGGAACGATTCATACATCCGCTTATTTACCTAAGGAGATGAAAGCTTGGATCGCTTTGGGTGGGAACCAGGAGCCGACTTCAATAGATTTTGCGAAATGGCTCGAAGGGGAAGATGTTGAGTTAGAACGAATCAAAGGTGTAATTGATACGGATATTCCCTTCGTGCACATGGATGAGGGAGCGAATTGGTTTCGGAATTGA